cTCTTTTTGAGCATGGCAGTTTCAAAAGTTGAGTCAAGTCAAAATATGCTTTCGCTCACGAGATTACACTTAACCGTATAAGCACTTTATACCACGAGTCCAAAATCTTTTTTCGAGTCATCAACAAACTGTTATAAATATGTTCCCAATGTAATAAATAGAAGATAAAAAACCCCCGGCCCAAATTAGAAACATGAAGAAAACTAGTCATGACAAATTCAATAAGCCCAAACTCGATGGGTTTCCTAAAAGGTAGACCAGGGTTCCGTCTCCTACCTTCGAGCCCTAAAATCAGACCAGCTCAGTGGTTCCAGAAGACATTAGTGTTTTAAATATCAGATCTATATTTGCTTGCAAGTAAACTGAGCGTGTAACATTCCTATCACACCTAACAAACGACCTGATGACCTTGAACACCTGAACCGATTTCCGTCAAACATAGCTAAGAACACAATCGACTAATATACCGTTCAAACCAAgaaaaccgcattaaaatcgGATCACCCGTTCGGCAGCTACGATGCCACCGAcagacacatacacacacacacgtcaaacttataacactccGTCgcttttgcgtcgggggttaaaaataaaacaaagcaataataactaacacttttatttgatacgttttaatataaactcCGAAATACAATGAGTAACAGCtaagtagtaataataataaggcaAATACATCGACATGATATCAACAGTGCGGTAATACCTTGTGCATAGAGTAGACGGTAGAggtaatacattaaaaaaataagcactGATATACACATAGACCCTCATTTTAAAACCCTTGGATTCTGTCAAGGTTCttgtcataaaattttaataagttgtaTATAAAAACCGTATTAAACTCTGCGAGAgtgttattgtgtatttaaagTGCTCAtttgtctttataaaaaaaatacactattatttcgttagaaaaaatacaatgaatactattaatataatattaatgatttatattctgttctcataaaatatttaaatatggtAAGAGatacgtataaaatatattacatttatttgtaaggcaccattttgtaaataaaataaaaatgtaaatacaattaaaatataagtgtatGAATTCATTGGACAATACagatatgaaaatacatttttaatgttattgttcatgtttataaataatacttatttattgttagaAAATATCTTTCGTATCTTATACTAGTAGACTGAGATATTGttcgaaacaaaaatacttaaatattactgTGTAAAAAAGCAAATGGGGTGAGGTAGAATAAATATCCATCCATGTGTACAAATCTTAAGAAATATTGTAGAAGAAAAtgttatattgtattattattttcaaatgtaaaacttagaacccaatctatactctatactaatatataaagctgaagagttcgtttgtttgtttgaacgcgctaatctcaggaactactggtccaaattgaaaaattatttttgtgttgaatagatcattcatcgaggaaggctttaggttataaaccatcacgctgcgactaataggagcaaagatacaatggaaaatgtgaaaaaaacagggcaggtataaatcataacttatattttctacccacggggacgaagtcgcgggcaacagctagttattaaataagCTGCTCTCAACTTGTCATGTATATTTTGAACGAATCTTTCCATTAACACgtataaacgtttttttttttcattctagCAATCGTTGCTTGGAAACCAAGTAACCTTTCAGctattacaaaacaatgttttattttctttttcgtcCTTTAGCAGCACCAAAAGTAgtgtaatataaaacaaacgaaGTTAATAAGAATAACAGCAATACTCTTacactaataaataaacaaattataaaataaaaaatagcaagGGTAATTAAGTACcttaaaataacacttacatATGAACGTTAatgataaaaagttaattaaataaaattgactttTCATGTTTCAACTAAACAATTATATATTAGAATCTTATAAagcctttaattaaaaaacagtaTATGTATAAACAACTAGTATACACATGTTCCTgaatcagttaaaaataaagtctgAACTCGAAGTCAGGTGGTTATAGcattataactaaattatttaacataaagttaattaacaaaacaaatataagtgAACTGGCAATTAGAATATTTAGCGAgcttaatttcatttttaatgtcATCGTTGTGTTAGTGCaatcaattgtttcttttataaacattatatatttatgttttatttgcaaGGCACTGTTTATAAGgctaattttaatttcattttgtgttgaaaagcCAACACGGTTTAGCCTCAAGATAATACTTCGTTATACCAAaaggaaaacatttaaaagttgtaataaaatttcatcaagagtgtagaagtaaataaatacattaaaaatgcaatattagTTATTTAGTCGTTATATGATTTGATATCATCATAGGTACATAGATTCTTTGGTTAACAATAAACAGATTATAACAATGAAAGAGGTTAATCAccaagtacctaaacaaatggagtatagCTAGCTCCCTATACCCAGTTACTATAAAAGAAACTGTTTGAGAATTATATTAAGGCACGTGGCACgttaaaataggtttttgaCTGACTATGAAAAATATAACCCGTCAAGAATGAGAAAGACTTGAGGACAAAGGGCAtgctattttgaataaaaatggcgaaaatacatatttattttatgagttcCAAAAACTAGGCTTTTTCCTTGACTTCCTATGACCTTTTTTCGTACCCCATAGGAAATCAAGACactttatttgttaaagtaTGGCCATATTAGACAAAACAGAATGAATATGACGTACTACATTATatctaaataagtattattaatttcatcctcaaacaaatgtaaatacatGCGAAAAAGCTAAAACAGTGTATATTTCAAAACATGATTTATCAGTTGATAAAAGAttgcgtttatttttaaagccgtTTGAAGTCAAAGTAAAAGAAACGTGAATGTTCGTTTGTATGATTAATAAGTGCCTCTAAAAATACTGTCAATAACATTTGTCGTAAGTACATGATTTTAGTTTAACTTAACctaaaaattatacttaaatagcTAGCAATAGACCAGAAGAGCAATTCATTGAGCTTAAGTTATTACCACTACTGTTAGTAGATCATTTTAATTACTATGCCCAACAATGGCACAAcaatttaagagaaaaaaaaaaacattttattgtaagattgaacataaaacaatatttaattaataattataaatcaacgACTAACAGTAGTGAATTAAACAATCCatcaatttaaatagttaaaaagataaaagtatAATACAAGTAAATTGATCTTAcctcattttaaataataattacactgGCAACATTTagtgattttatttacatgcaACATTGTTTTTGTGCCCTAGGATATGCAGATATTTCTCACAAATATTTTACCGTGAGAACAACTAAGTGTATTAAGTGTCATCATGTTCCTGTATTCTCAAATATAAGTGCtttaacagatattttttttacgaaatctAGCATTTCTTAGTGTAACTAATGGGGGTGGTCTTATGACTAGTGTAAAAGCCCTAGAAAGGTGACATCACTACAAACGTCGAAGACAAacattgaactgacaagtctaagctcattaattgaatttttgCTGAACCTTGACAGGCACTTCCTGACTTCAccaattttactttaaacctgtagtttattatttgtttataaatcacGTGTCTTATAAGTGAATACTAATTAATGGATTAGAAACTTACGACttatctaaaacaatatttgagcTCGTTCATAATCGTCAATGCTTGTAGGAATGTGCCCTGTCTACGACAGCAGCACCCCCGGGTGTGgtgtggggggggggggcagcTAGTACCCctcgcgcggcggcggcgcctcCACGGAGGTGGTCTGCTTGGACACGACGCGCGAGCCCTGCGCCAGCCCGCCCGCGCGCACCGCCGACCACTTCAGGTACGCGTCCACCGCGTACGCCAGCGTCGACACGAAACCGAAGAACTGGACATATTCCAATATTCATTATCAAAGCCGATATAAAACTTGATAACGGTTAAAAGGCCAGATATTCAAATCAAAGCGAAACAGATTGATAGAAGAAATGGtttctttgcaaaaaaataaaatatcttccaAAATAATACGTCACAATTTTGAGATAACTACGATAATGTAGCTACAAAGAATGTTGCTAATGAATCATCATCTAAACCTTTTTTACTACTACTGAGATCAGGCCTATCCAAACCAGCCTTATCAAATATCCCGAACCTTTAATTATAACAGAGAAATACAAAGTACTAATTTGCAAACAACTTACCGCCGCTGCAGAATGAGGATTATCATGGACAGTGGTCGCCAAAATAGACGCCAACAGGTACATGAAAGTCCATAACGCGCAGAAGACAAACTCGATCTTGAGCCAGGGGATCTTGTAGAACTTCTCCAAGATGTGGAACAGGTAGAAGCCGAGCAGGATGCCGGTGAACCAGAAGGCTATCATCGATATCCAGCTGAAGTACGAGCTCTTGCCCAGGAAGCTCCATGATGAACACTGGATGCAGATGAACCCGAGAAGACTGAAGAGCTGGGGACAAATTTTTATATGTACATCGAGAACATTTTGGAAAGCGTTGCCAACCGCTATCAGCCAACTTCTTAAACCCAGTAGAACTTATGGACTTCTTTCGCCCAGGAAAAGGCGAAGGGATGTCTCCTAGTCTCACCGGCCTAAAGCACCGGAATAATTCCCCGTTCCCCATGGACGGTGACAAACCGGGAAAGCTTTCGCGGACTATCGCGATCACCGCCCCCCCCCCATAGCCCTCCACCCTATTCCTAACATTATGCTCACCATGCAAGGGTTGATTAGACTTCGATTAACGTGTGTGAACGTTCTATTGATGTGtgaaattaaatgcaaaaatgaGCTTAGAGCGAGTAAAGTCACCGCCTTAAATCCAGTAATGGACATGCTGAGATTAAATcctataggttttttttttcgaatattttacataatgttaCTCATGTAGGTGAATGTTCTCCTCAAAACACGTCACGAGTCTCTATAATGATCTAAAACGCCGCTATCGTGTGGCGTCTAGTCTGATACGAACATTTATCTCCCGAACATCCTGATTACAACAATTATCCTTGATAATCAAACTCAGGTGTTTTATAGGTTAAACTAGGTTGTGCCTGTTATCAAACTTTCTGTGTAACCTATAGAAAGTTGATATCCATTGGAGGTcacttaagaatattaaatcggGTAAGTTCCTGCGAGTGAGCGATATTTCCTTCCATAtaagaatagttttattttgcaatCTAATAATAGGAAATTCGTTGAATTGTGTTGTAAGAGGTTTGTAgcgtttaataaacttttttctcAATGAAAAAAGACTCCCGCAATGAGGAATATAATCCTTGTCTCACAAATTCTAGTCACCCAGACTCGGTACAAGTGTTCGCGGaacacataaacgcttgtcctgtgCGGGTTCGAACCCACGAAACGTCGCggtcagtgggtttggcgttacCTCCACCGCTGGGCTATCAgtgcatgtttttttaaacaaaacttgtattaaatacgttttttttttgttacgatAAAGTCAAGTAAGCAATGAACATAATAGCAAGTATACACATAACAATAGAacctaaaaaaatctattatacggttttaagaagaaaaattatGATTTCAAGATAAAGATATTCGAGCTTTAAATATCGTTATATTACTAAACGATCTGTTAGGCAGGTGGCCGGCTAGCTGCTAACCCACACAGTATCGTCGTTGGGGACTACACAACCAATTACAGTAATAGAATTAGCCGCCTTTAGCAAGGCTCCCCCAAGGCGCTAATCAACATGAAACATGATCAGGGTTGTCAACTCTTTCAGTTAACCTAATTTTTTCGTTTGTATCGTAACTAGGGTGGCGTGTTGTATTACACATTAATTAGGTCAATTTTGTAACGACATACAGTACagtatgaattttaaaattgataaatgaCGAATAATGACGatattagaatatttatagaattatatCCACTTCATGTAACGATAATTCATGCAAACATGACTAATTCATATTTCTGCCAGGTTATTCATAACACCAAAAGTGATCGCGAATATATGCTTTACTTATAACAAGATTTTGCGACAACCCTACCAAAAAGCCTTACGTCACGAGACGGTCCACCGATCACTAAGATAAGTTGACATTGTCGACAATTCAACATTGAAATTCGCCTCTAAGGACAACCTTTGACCTATGACGTGTTTCTAAACATgtcttctaataaaataatcacgGCTCTTTACACACCTGCTTGGTAtactaattttattgcattttaccTTAACATACTTTTACGAATTTATACCCACATTAGACTGATAGACTGCCGCAAAGACTGTCTGTTTTAAAAAGACTCTTGTTAGCAAATGGCTCTCAATGGGTCATGCCCATATATGCTAACAAGAGTCCTTTGAGAGAGAGATATATTATAAGCAttcactaaatatttttataataactatcgtgagactgattcattattaaatgatgtaacggtttactcacgcgtatttatcggggtagcccgagtAGTTTcggagttcgactcgcgatcccgccgcgtctgctcatgattaaggactccggttgggtccgaaactagtcgggctaccccgataaatacgcgtgagtaaaccgttacatcatttaataattcactaaatagcaaaattaactttacaatgaaaaaattgttttaaaacaaaataattggatttaCGCACATACATTACTAAGCTCATTACACTAAAATTCATATACTGAGACGCaggaaacaatatttataataaaatttataaaatgattatgATACTTACAACTTGTACGGCCTTTAATATCCCTGGTACAGTCTTCAAGTAAGAGGGGTCAAACCGTATGTTGGTCTGGACGGCCGTGCTCGACGTCACCGTCGTCGTCGTTGTGTGTTGCCCAGGGAATCCTCCATCCGCCATTTTTGCTTATCTGggaaagaattaaaaaaacattatttatttcatgccTATACATAGCTTTTGCACTAAAGTCCAATCTTCATCAAAGACAGAATCGTGGATCACTCGAATTTTTGTCCTATGGAGGATTCAGAACTGTGACATGTCACACAGTGAGTTTGGTGGACTCGGCTATCTAAGGAAATGTTATATAATATAGAATTATAAGCATGGCATTCAGTGGAATCTAGTGGTACTTGAAGCAAACCATACTAAAGAAAAAAGAGTgaaaagtgaaataattttcattaaaacatttcttaGAACTAAAGTAACtaacttatatattatttatatactgAGTATGAATAATTAATGACATCACAACCAGAGTATGTAGGTGGATAGACCTTCAAAGGAGTTTCTATACTGAaccatataattataataaaattgttatttatgtaatagaCAGAAGGTGTGTATTACAACAGGTGTGATATTCTGCAGGTCTTTAGTCATATAATTGTACTGAAAAAAGATGATTTTTCATCACAAGTATTAAGAGGTAAATAATGActcaaatgcaataaaatacaaGGAAATAAACACAATGAAAACAAGTATTCGTGTTTTTCTTAATCTAACAAAAAGAATCACCCTCAAGGCCACCatcttacaaataattattttaaataaaacattttttaattattttatgcatcatgtaaaaagaaaatgtttaataacattaaaaaaatgtattcttctATTAATCATCACAATGATAAGATGATGTTTAAATCTTttgtaaatatactaaaaaagaTGGCTGAGTAATCCACCcacaatttgataatttaaaaaaaatgatcgttTTCTACAGGTTTATCAATTATCTTTTGATGTCTGGAAAAATATAACATTGagaacagtaaaaataaaattaaatacttggGTTTAAAAACATTTGTGCCTATTTTTCTCTTAAATCCTCTTTAAAGCAGACTCATTGTAGGACTTATACAAATTGTAAAACACAGTTTGGTGAAACAAATAGGAAAATGATAAAACTCACTAATCATGACATGTAAGCAATACACGGCAGATAAGCCtgataaaattcataattgatTCATAATTCATAGAACTCTATTGTGTGGGTTTTTCAGTTCTTATCTCAAATATTctcaatttaacaaaaatattgattaataataatatgtaacttcACATGTTGGCTGTATGTGTAAAGGTCTGGTATGGGAAAGAAAGTAACTGGTACTTCCATGTATTGATGTATAGCAAAGAGAAAGTTGTTTACAATTACTCCTCCCACAACTAAAGATAATCAATACCCTTTTTAACGCATTTGTGCATGGGCATGACCTCTTCAGTacttttatatgaaattaaaaattcacaGCCAAAAAATGGGCGGTACCATTAATTACACGATAACAAACTCAATTTatcagtaaattaattaaaggtcaaaagttttactttattatttttgttatcatatAGACATTTAGATTTCAGTTTGGTTAACTAGCACGTTTGATAGCGTTAGCGGCCTGTCATCACTTAAAATAGCAATATTGAGCAACACACAGCAGAAATAAACACATAACATTGCTTTTTACACAGAAATACTTTTTGACTGTTTTACTCACATTTTAATAGTCACGCTTAGATAGGTACACCACACAAACTTTTCCTTcgttatttactttattacacACCGATCTACACTttgtaaattatgaattaaatttgtaaaattatatcaGATGTTAAACGAATACGAGAAATACGACCCGACAATCCTCAGATCTGTGACAAACGTCAACATTGAAATTGTTCAAATGTGTCGTATCGTAGTGCTAAACTTTAATGTAGCGTTCACTTTTAACAACACTGCAATGGCATTTCAATAAAACCATCTTCCCGAAGGCAATTTGATTCATTGAAAGAAAATGAAGTAAATTAACCTCAAAGATTTTCTTggaaaatagttttacattttcattttagacATTTCTAGtattattgatttatgtaaAAGGACAATGTACAAAAACAATGTAGAGGTGTAAAAAGGTATACGTATTGCAAACTCGTGATAAGTAAAATTGATTGACTGTATTTATtggtaaaattgtttttcaaaacaacaGGCTGTCGTTGAATATAATGCCAACAGCAACACTGCCAGTGACATTTGTTGCTGTCACTTGTCTGTCACAGTCATTCCGCCGATGGCACTCTAGCTGTCACTTTGGTCAGTCTCGGAATAAgtctgtttttataaatacgtatttaCGAACAAgcgcaaaaataataatcgctttATGAATTAGAAATATTTGCATTCTAAAATTACGTGCActttaaagtaaatttgaagTGTTGTACATTAATTTCGCGTCGCTCCCTTCCAACAAAACACAAAGTTGGAAGACGTTACGTCTGGGTAAACAAATAACACCCGCGGTCTCAGGCTAATGTTGAAGTGCgctatgttatttaaaaatatgagtcATTGATATTTTACGAGCTCCTCACGGAGTCACAGCGCGGTATCGGTTAGTAATATAGTGTCAAGGTAACTGAATACATAGTTACGGCGCATCCTTGCTTATCGGGATGTGGCTCGCTCAGTTTACGTGATTTGCTTCGTAGTGTTGTACAGCGCGTAACAGGCTGAATAACAGACGGCCAAGtttatgtaagtttttaatttcgcgtcttttatatttatttttaagagctgtaaaaaaatgttattttaaattttaataaaattcaattatccGCAGtgatataaaagttaataagtaTTTCTGTGATGaacttattatgaatatttatttctgtgatGAATATGAacttattattctaaaataaaagtagcctaaGTTACTCCCTATAACATCTAATTCAGCCACTTGTCAATAATAGTCACCTCAAAACTGGtccagccatttcagagattagccagAACGAACAAGCACAGCACAGTCAGACAGACTTCTAATTCAACAGACAAAAAAGTTATCttggtgtgtgtgtgtactaATATATGTTCATTGtagttgtaaaaaataactctacacaaatgaaaaaaaaaatgtagtaaaaaactaaatattttaatttttaattcactaatattaattacatttaagcatatttatttgttcGGTTGTGATAATTTAATGGTACATTAGCAATTTGCTTTACTAGCCCGAGACAACAGTGCTAATTATTCAAGTTCAAATTCAAGGTCTCTCATGGCTATTTATCTGTTTTAGATTCATTGTTATCTTTACTCTGAGTGTGTTATCTTTATCATAGATAAGGAAGAAATTTGTAGAATATGAATCTCAATTTAAATTTCTAGAAAAAAACTTTAAGGTCACTGAAATACCTaagttgttataaatttatttcattgtcatATCATtgaataaacatacataatacattgTGCTATATTTCTAAATGCTGGCAatcaattatgttttgttttttaaagagtTAATAGATTCAATTTCTCCAATCTTtctgttaatttttataaaaaaaaaacatcataaactGAATGAGACAGGCCGATTTCATGATAAGAAAATAACACTAGCAACATTTTGAGACCTTAAGACACAAAAAAAGGTAGTCAGGCTTTACCAAACATATAGGAAATGACAATGAAATTTATGATCTAGCCAAGTAGAGGGATCTTTGTATGACTCAGAGAATTTGCAGA
This sequence is a window from Trichoplusia ni isolate ovarian cell line Hi5 chromosome 15, tn1, whole genome shotgun sequence. Protein-coding genes within it:
- the LOC113501477 gene encoding MARVEL domain-containing protein 1-like; translation: MADGGFPGQHTTTTTVTSSTAVQTNIRFDPSYLKTVPGILKAVQVLFSLLGFICIQCSSWSFLGKSSYFSWISMIAFWFTGILLGFYLFHILEKFYKIPWLKIEFVFCALWTFMYLLASILATTVHDNPHSAAAFFGFVSTLAYAVDAYLKWSAVRAGGLAQGSRVVSKQTTSVEAPPPREGY